A genomic window from Chitinophaga pollutisoli includes:
- a CDS encoding FecR domain-containing protein — MDANELRELLDQYLTDSLTPEGKAALIRAMDAPESLPMLESLMESDFIGERYVESENLNVKEGLHAWLKEKIAEAPAIRPARNQARRLMTRISIAASVALTISAAAYFLSGEKDTRPVIAIVADTVHDAQPATYKAKLTLANGKTIVLDSLAHLQNAAAGLVSMSADSVLLFNPGGSGSSAVVTNKGETFSFKLPDGSQVWLNSASRVEIPAAYLEKERRIIVSGEVYVKVAANPSKPFISDMNGVEVTALGTEFNLNAYENEPRPTATLVSGRVRVSSRNAGQSSMVLVPGQQAQLLESGQLIQRKATDLERIIAWKEGLFHFENADLETVLREFARWYDIQIVYQDKPSTNRKFFGIVRRSNTLVQVLEILKDNEIKFTVNGKQLIVSTK; from the coding sequence GACGCAAACGAACTCAGAGAATTACTTGATCAATATCTGACCGACAGCCTTACACCGGAAGGAAAGGCGGCGCTCATCCGTGCGATGGACGCGCCGGAGAGCCTCCCAATGCTGGAATCCCTTATGGAAAGTGATTTCATTGGCGAACGGTATGTTGAATCGGAAAATCTGAACGTTAAAGAAGGGCTCCATGCGTGGTTGAAGGAGAAGATCGCTGAAGCACCGGCCATCAGGCCCGCCCGAAATCAGGCCAGGCGTTTGATGACGCGGATTTCCATCGCCGCGTCTGTAGCCCTCACCATAAGCGCAGCCGCGTATTTCCTGTCCGGAGAAAAAGACACCCGGCCGGTAATAGCCATTGTCGCCGACACAGTTCATGATGCACAGCCCGCCACCTACAAAGCGAAATTGACGCTTGCCAATGGAAAAACCATCGTGCTCGATAGCCTGGCCCATCTACAAAATGCAGCCGCCGGACTGGTGAGCATGTCGGCCGACAGCGTTTTATTGTTCAATCCCGGGGGCAGCGGCAGCAGCGCTGTTGTTACGAACAAGGGCGAGACGTTTTCCTTTAAGCTGCCGGACGGTTCCCAGGTTTGGTTGAACTCCGCTTCCCGTGTCGAGATACCTGCCGCTTACCTGGAAAAAGAACGTAGAATAATTGTTTCCGGTGAAGTGTATGTAAAAGTGGCGGCCAACCCCTCCAAGCCTTTTATTTCAGATATGAACGGCGTAGAAGTGACCGCCCTCGGCACTGAGTTCAATTTAAACGCCTATGAAAATGAGCCCCGCCCCACGGCTACGCTGGTAAGCGGACGTGTCAGGGTAAGCAGCCGCAACGCGGGACAGTCATCAATGGTACTGGTACCCGGCCAACAGGCGCAGTTGCTGGAAAGCGGCCAACTGATTCAGCGTAAAGCCACAGACCTGGAACGGATCATCGCCTGGAAAGAAGGGCTATTCCACTTCGAGAATGCCGACCTTGAAACGGTACTCCGTGAATTCGCACGTTGGTACGATATCCAGATCGTATACCAAGATAAACCCTCCACAAACCGCAAATTTTTCGGCATCGTCCGTAGAAGTAATACGTTAGTGCAAGTGCTCGAAATACTGAAAGACAATGAGATAAAATTCACAGTGAATGGAAAACAATTAATTGTATCAACCAAATAA
- a CDS encoding TonB-dependent receptor codes for MKLTTILILTASLHVAASKVAGQNVTMRLKDVPIKTVLLKIQKQTGLDFLIDESILESAGRVSLDVKGMPVSSVLKLCLEDKPLSYSISNGRIVVKPRQPEISTAAPAYIKISGVIRDTEGNVLIGASVVVKDTKRGVVTDENGAFTIDADPGATLIISFIGYVTQTVAVSNKTQLDIALEKSPNKLDEAIVVAYGTSSKRKTTSAISTLSMENVAPIPVPSINDAIAGRLAGIIVTTTNGAPGTKSNISIRGGGTPLFVIDNVIRSSNDFANLNPNDIEDYSILKDAAATALYGVAAANGVIVVTTKKGKSGKMNVNYSYNQIFSQPTVFPTKVSSYEQLSWYNKLYEAEGRSPYTQPDDLEKYRTGSDPIRFPNTNWQKVAMKNAAPEMRHDLSVSAGTKLLTYFASLSYYDQASILKTDKNYNRRTTYRLNTVSHFDEINLKVTTGLDGFVETNSQPNHSYGTIYSHIQDKRPQFLAYNEYGLPSVNTPDNPAVELAAGSGYNKNTSRVFNGNLALEYSAHFLEGLRFRFNGNYNSYSSDGKTWDYLVPTYANGSTTPIPGPAPSLSLRSGSGNNMNLQGYVLYNRQFGDHNVEFTGIYEQQQFKSNNLEGSRVKYQIVYDQLVAGPTQDQTLGGGQNESGRAAFIGNVSYNYKTKYILGVSARRDGDDLFVPGKQWGTFYAVSGGYVITEEPFIADFAERAGIDFLKVRGSYGKTGNLDGIARYQYVPGYSINAIGWVINGNAVQSTSEPGSLPSTNFSWQNVKSRNIGIDFAAFNNRLNGSADYHYSRTTGFVNSDPRYAQTLGIGLPPINFAEGATRKEGYEFMANWNGNKGKFSYKLGATLTYFNSLVERNTESEAALKNPYTRSSGTAGNFYGTGYTSLGYYNNNSDLFSGARRISSTNITAGDIRYEDTNGDGQITGDDFRRIGSNTFPRSNFGFTADLGFKGFSLSMVLHGSGKRDRYIGQVVQGGAEGSLFTYAFQQDYWRPDNTGAKFPRAVSTPTFNGNNNYVTSDFWLLSSGFLRLKVVQLGYDLKYSVLKNSRFQTLRVFASGMNLLTTSKSMKYFIDPESDTNNYGYPVQRTISFGINAGF; via the coding sequence ATGAAGCTGACTACGATTCTCATCCTGACCGCCAGCCTCCACGTGGCTGCATCCAAAGTTGCCGGTCAAAATGTAACCATGAGGCTTAAGGACGTGCCTATTAAAACCGTACTTCTTAAAATCCAGAAACAGACGGGGCTGGATTTCCTGATCGATGAGTCGATACTCGAAAGCGCCGGCCGTGTTTCACTGGATGTGAAGGGCATGCCCGTTTCGTCGGTATTGAAATTATGCCTGGAAGACAAACCGCTGTCTTACTCGATTTCGAATGGCCGCATTGTGGTCAAGCCGCGGCAACCGGAAATATCAACGGCCGCCCCGGCTTACATTAAGATCTCGGGAGTCATCCGCGACACCGAGGGAAACGTGTTAATCGGGGCTTCGGTGGTCGTGAAAGACACAAAAAGAGGTGTAGTTACGGATGAAAACGGCGCTTTTACCATCGATGCCGATCCTGGCGCAACGCTGATCATCTCTTTTATCGGGTATGTAACACAAACCGTTGCCGTTTCCAATAAAACCCAACTGGACATTGCCCTGGAGAAATCGCCTAACAAACTCGATGAAGCGATCGTGGTAGCTTACGGTACTTCCAGCAAGCGCAAGACCACCAGCGCCATCAGCACCTTGTCCATGGAAAATGTTGCTCCGATTCCCGTGCCATCCATCAACGATGCCATCGCCGGCCGTCTTGCCGGGATAATCGTCACCACAACAAACGGCGCCCCGGGCACTAAAAGCAACATCTCCATCAGGGGTGGCGGCACTCCGTTGTTTGTTATCGACAATGTCATCCGCTCTTCCAACGACTTCGCCAATCTCAATCCCAACGACATCGAAGACTACTCGATTCTGAAAGACGCCGCAGCCACTGCATTGTATGGAGTTGCCGCAGCGAACGGCGTTATCGTCGTAACGACTAAAAAAGGGAAAAGCGGAAAAATGAACGTAAACTATTCCTATAACCAGATATTCTCCCAACCTACTGTTTTCCCCACGAAAGTAAGCTCATACGAACAACTTTCGTGGTACAACAAGTTGTATGAAGCGGAAGGTCGCAGCCCTTACACACAGCCGGATGACCTCGAGAAATACCGCACGGGATCCGACCCGATCCGGTTCCCCAACACCAACTGGCAAAAGGTGGCCATGAAAAACGCGGCGCCTGAAATGCGGCACGACCTGTCCGTTTCCGCCGGCACGAAGCTTTTGACCTATTTTGCCTCTTTATCCTATTACGATCAGGCATCCATTCTGAAAACGGATAAAAACTATAACCGCCGCACCACCTACCGGTTGAACACCGTGAGCCATTTCGACGAAATCAATCTGAAAGTTACGACCGGCCTCGACGGCTTTGTAGAAACCAATTCCCAACCCAACCACAGTTACGGCACGATCTACAGCCACATCCAGGATAAGCGCCCGCAATTCCTTGCCTATAACGAATACGGTTTGCCGTCGGTCAACACCCCCGACAACCCTGCCGTAGAACTGGCGGCCGGTTCGGGATACAACAAGAACACCTCCCGTGTTTTCAATGGAAACCTGGCGCTTGAGTATTCGGCCCATTTCCTGGAGGGGCTGCGATTCCGGTTTAACGGGAACTACAATTCCTATAGCAGCGACGGTAAAACATGGGATTACCTGGTGCCCACATATGCCAACGGCAGCACTACCCCGATCCCTGGCCCCGCGCCCAGCCTATCATTGCGCAGCGGCTCAGGCAACAATATGAACCTCCAGGGCTATGTACTGTATAACCGGCAATTCGGCGACCACAACGTAGAGTTTACGGGTATATATGAACAGCAGCAATTCAAATCCAACAACCTGGAAGGAAGCAGGGTAAAATATCAGATAGTTTACGACCAGCTCGTGGCAGGGCCTACCCAGGACCAGACGTTAGGCGGCGGCCAGAACGAAAGCGGACGGGCGGCCTTCATCGGCAACGTGAGCTATAATTACAAAACGAAATATATCCTTGGGGTATCGGCCCGCCGTGACGGCGACGACCTGTTCGTGCCCGGCAAGCAATGGGGAACGTTTTACGCCGTTTCCGGCGGATATGTGATCACAGAAGAGCCATTCATCGCAGATTTCGCGGAACGTGCAGGGATCGATTTCCTCAAAGTACGCGGTTCTTACGGCAAAACCGGCAACCTGGATGGGATTGCGCGGTACCAGTATGTACCGGGATATAGTATTAACGCCATTGGATGGGTTATCAACGGCAATGCCGTGCAAAGCACATCTGAGCCAGGCTCGCTTCCCAGTACCAATTTTTCGTGGCAAAACGTTAAAAGCCGCAACATTGGTATCGATTTCGCTGCATTCAACAACCGGTTGAACGGCTCGGCCGACTATCACTATTCCCGGACGACGGGCTTCGTGAACTCCGATCCCCGTTACGCGCAGACGCTGGGCATCGGCCTGCCCCCCATCAACTTCGCGGAAGGGGCAACCCGGAAAGAGGGTTACGAATTCATGGCGAACTGGAACGGCAACAAAGGAAAATTCAGTTATAAATTAGGTGCTACTCTTACTTACTTCAATTCGCTGGTGGAAAGGAACACCGAAAGCGAAGCGGCTTTGAAAAACCCCTATACCCGCAGCTCCGGAACGGCAGGCAATTTTTATGGCACCGGCTATACGAGCCTCGGGTACTACAACAACAACAGCGACCTGTTCTCAGGTGCGCGACGCATTTCTTCCACGAATATCACCGCGGGCGACATCCGGTACGAAGACACAAATGGCGACGGACAGATCACGGGCGACGACTTCCGCCGGATCGGCAGCAACACCTTCCCCCGGTCCAACTTCGGGTTTACGGCAGATCTTGGCTTTAAGGGTTTTTCCCTTAGCATGGTACTGCATGGATCCGGCAAGCGCGACCGTTACATCGGACAGGTGGTACAGGGAGGCGCGGAAGGCTCCTTGTTTACTTACGCCTTCCAACAGGATTACTGGCGGCCGGACAATACGGGAGCGAAGTTCCCCCGTGCCGTGTCCACCCCGACTTTCAATGGCAACAATAACTACGTGACCAGCGACTTCTGGCTGTTGTCTTCCGGCTTCCTGCGATTGAAGGTCGTGCAGCTGGGATATGATCTTAAGTACAGTGTTTTGAAGAACAGCCGGTTCCAGACGCTCCGTGTTTTCGCATCGGGCATGAACCTGCTCACCACTTCCAAAAGCATGAAGTACTTCATCGATCCCGAATCCGACACAAACAACTACGGTTACCCGGTACAACGCACCATTTCATTCGGCATCAATGCCGGCTTTTAA